The DNA region GGACGGTGACGTGATGGCCGGCGGCCTCGTTGATCAGGCCGAGCATCTCCTCGACCGTCGGCTCGCTCCCTTGCGGGACGGAAAGCACCGCGACCCCCTCCGCACGGAGGAGTTCGGCCAGCTGCCCGCCGTGTACCACGGCGACCACCGACCGGTCGATCCCGCCGCCGACCTCGACCGGGGTCGGCGTGATCAGCGGCTCGACGCGGACCTTGCGGGGGCGGCCCAGCTCGATCCCGGCCTCCAGCGCCGCGCCGATATCCGCGCAATGGACATGGACGGCGTACGCGCCCGCGCCGTCCCCGGCGACCGTGACGCTGTCACCGAGGCCGCTGAGGGTCTCGCGGAGCCCGGGGAGACTGCCTTCGTCGACGTCGTCGAGCAGGTACATGACCTCCCACGCGGTCGGCGCGTCGATCGTGTGCCGGTGATGCGCTTCGAGCGGATGCTCCGGCTCGGTGATGCCGCCGGAGATCACTCCGGCAAGCGCGTCGAGGACCGCGACGAGGCCGCGGGCACCCGCGTCGACCACCCCGGCGACCGCCAGGACGGGCAGCTGCTTCGGGGTCTCTTCGAGCGCTTCGGCGGCGACGCTCGCCGCTTCGGCTGCCACCTCTTCGAGTGAGCCCGTCGCGTCGCGGACGGCCGCGGCGACGGTGTGGAGGACGGTCAGGATGGTCCCGGCCACCGGGCGGCTCACCGCGCCCGTGGCGGCCCGGTCCGCGCGGCCGAGCGCCTCCGCGAGCCCCGGCCCGTCGAGCTCCCTGACGGCCGCCGACTCGGCGATCCCCCGCACGACCTGCGACATGATGACGCCCGAGTTGCCCTTGGCGGCGGCGACCGCACCCTTGGCGAAGGCCGCCAGCGCCTCGGCGGTCGTCGCGGGCTCGGCCTCGGCCAGCGCGTCGCGGGCCGCCGTCATGGTGAACAGCAGGTTGGAGCCGGTGTCGGAGTCGGCGACCGGGTAGACGTTGATGCCGTCGATCGCCGGCCGCAGCACCGCCAAGCTGTGCGCACAGGCCGCCGACCAAGCCGACACCGCCGCCACGTCCAGCACCCGCACCCCGTAACCTCCTACCTGTTCCAGCGAGGGTATCGACCCGGTGCCGGAGGGCTCTGAGCCACTGGTTACTATGGTCGAGTTGCCCAGCATGCTGGGCGCATCATTCTTTGTCCCAGATCCAGAGGAGTTCGACGTGGCTGCCGTGTGCGACGTCTGTGGCAAGGGACCGGGCTTTGGCAAGTCGGTCTCGCACTCCCACCGGCGTACCAACCGCCGGTGGAACCCGAACATCCAGACCGTTCACGCCAAGATCGGTCTGTCCCAGCGCAAGCGCCTGAACGCCTGCACCTCGTGCATCAAGGCGGGCAAGGTCGTTCGCGGCTGAGCCGGGTTTTTGGGGAATGGCGGGTGCTCTTCGGAGCGCCCGCCATTTTTTGTGCTCCGGGCCGGCTCGTTGTCCGGTGGCACGTTGTCCGTGAAGGGCTGCTTCGCGTGCGAGGCGTCGCCCGAGGTACATGAAGGCCCCCTTCCTTGCGCCTAGGTACAGGAAGGGGGCCTTCATGTACTTGGGCGACCAAGCTCAGGTCATGACGTCGTGAGGGCCTCCTTCCCTACCCTCAAGGTAGTGAAGGAGGCCCTCACGGACTTCGACGTCGCCTCAGGAGTCACATCGGTCACTGCTGTCGCGGCAGAGCGCGTGAAGGCCTAAGGGAGCTTCCAGTCCACCGGACCGGCGCCCTGCTGCTCCAGCAGCTGGTTCGCCCGGCTGAACGGCCGCGACCCGAAGAAGCCGGCATGCGCCGAAAGCGGGCTCGGGTGCGCCGACTCGATGCACGGCACCTGCCCCAGCATCGGCTTCAGGTTCCGCGCGTTGCGGCCCCACAGGATCGCCACCATCGGCTCGTCCCGCGCGGCGAGGGCCTTGATCGCCTGCTCGGTGACCGCTTCCCAGCCCTTGCCCTGATGCGAGTTCGACTTCC from Amycolatopsis sp. EV170708-02-1 includes:
- the rpmB gene encoding 50S ribosomal protein L28, which gives rise to MAAVCDVCGKGPGFGKSVSHSHRRTNRRWNPNIQTVHAKIGLSQRKRLNACTSCIKAGKVVRG
- a CDS encoding DAK2 domain-containing protein — its product is MRVLDVAAVSAWSAACAHSLAVLRPAIDGINVYPVADSDTGSNLLFTMTAARDALAEAEPATTAEALAAFAKGAVAAAKGNSGVIMSQVVRGIAESAAVRELDGPGLAEALGRADRAATGAVSRPVAGTILTVLHTVAAAVRDATGSLEEVAAEAASVAAEALEETPKQLPVLAVAGVVDAGARGLVAVLDALAGVISGGITEPEHPLEAHHRHTIDAPTAWEVMYLLDDVDEGSLPGLRETLSGLGDSVTVAGDGAGAYAVHVHCADIGAALEAGIELGRPRKVRVEPLITPTPVEVGGGIDRSVVAVVHGGQLAELLRAEGVAVLSVPQGSEPTVEEMLGLINEAAGHHVTVLPGGQRLTAAADAAAGHAMAADRDVVVIPCVSPVQVLAALAVHDKDRRTNDDVVAMAEAAAATRRGELRIAQEESLTWVGRAQAGDVVGLVDGEVVLIEPAPASETSLVAAAVGVLNRMLALGGELVTVLTGVDAPVRLPGELADQLRLEHPEVEVTSYAGGQSDAVLLMGVE